Proteins encoded within one genomic window of Ideonella dechloratans:
- a CDS encoding hydantoinase B/oxoprolinase family protein codes for MNMMTQRELGRADLLGTGETLKEFRDGILARTAATGHYNGLEHLELRERDPIGYEKLFSKLRGGLVHARETAKKIAASPIVEQEGELCFTLYNAAGDCILTSTGIIIHVGTMGAAIKYMIENNWEANPGIHPGDMFTNNDCAIGNVHPCDIATIVPIFHDGKLIGWVGGVTHVIDTGAVTPGSMSTGQTQRFGDGYMITCRKTGVNDTPLRDWLHESQRSVRTPKYWILDEKTRIAGCHMVRQLVEDTIAEEGLETYQKFAYEVIEEGRRGLATRIKAMTLPGIYRKVAFVDVPYAHPDVQTSNAFAKLDSIMHAPVEMEIRRDGSWRLDFEGASRWGWHSYNAHQVAFTSGIWVMMTQTLVPTQRINDGAYYGTEFHMPKGGWNNPDDRRTGHAYAWHFLVSAWTTMWRGLSQAYFSRGYLEEVNAGNANTSNWLQGGGINQDGEVHAVNSFEASSCGTGAGAIKDGLNHAAAIWNPEGDMGDIEIWEMAEPLLYLGRNVKANSGGYGQYRGGNGFETLRMVWKAQDWTMFFMGNGYMNSDWGLMGGYPSATGYRFEAHHTGLMERIARGESLPLGGDANPDVPDYENHLGPQATVKRDHQCMTTEDCYANGDLYLNYLRGGPGFGDPLDREVAAIVDDLDNGFLLPEYARRVHGVVATRNPDGQWQADEKATALERLNIRQQRKARSVPTREWMARERERILAKQASPQVQHMFATSFGLSKKFTQQFRDFWDLPANWTLTEDELSVPSYGANCRMDLSAMPDVRVVTLVQE; via the coding sequence CCAGCCCCATCGTCGAGCAGGAGGGCGAGCTCTGCTTCACCCTCTACAACGCCGCGGGCGACTGCATCCTGACCTCCACCGGGATCATCATCCACGTCGGCACGATGGGCGCGGCGATCAAGTACATGATCGAGAACAACTGGGAGGCCAACCCCGGCATCCACCCGGGCGACATGTTCACCAACAACGACTGCGCGATCGGCAACGTCCACCCCTGCGACATCGCCACCATCGTGCCGATCTTCCACGACGGCAAGCTGATCGGCTGGGTCGGCGGCGTGACCCACGTGATCGACACCGGTGCGGTGACGCCCGGCTCCATGTCCACCGGCCAGACCCAGCGCTTTGGCGATGGCTACATGATCACCTGCCGCAAGACCGGGGTGAACGACACGCCGCTGCGCGACTGGCTGCATGAGAGCCAGCGTTCGGTGCGCACGCCCAAGTACTGGATCCTCGACGAGAAGACCCGCATCGCCGGTTGCCACATGGTGCGCCAGCTGGTGGAGGACACCATTGCCGAGGAAGGGCTGGAGACCTACCAGAAGTTCGCCTACGAGGTGATCGAGGAGGGCCGGCGCGGCCTGGCCACCCGCATCAAGGCCATGACGCTGCCGGGCATCTACCGCAAGGTGGCCTTCGTCGACGTGCCCTACGCCCACCCGGACGTGCAGACCTCGAACGCCTTCGCCAAGCTCGACTCCATCATGCATGCGCCGGTGGAGATGGAGATCCGCCGTGACGGCAGCTGGCGGTTGGACTTCGAGGGCGCGAGCCGCTGGGGCTGGCACAGCTACAACGCCCACCAGGTGGCCTTTACCAGCGGCATCTGGGTGATGATGACCCAGACCCTGGTGCCCACCCAGCGCATCAACGACGGCGCCTACTACGGCACCGAGTTCCACATGCCCAAGGGCGGCTGGAACAACCCGGATGACCGCCGCACCGGCCATGCCTATGCCTGGCACTTCCTGGTCAGCGCCTGGACGACGATGTGGCGCGGCCTGTCGCAGGCCTACTTCAGCCGCGGCTACCTGGAGGAGGTCAACGCGGGCAATGCCAACACCAGCAACTGGCTGCAGGGCGGCGGCATCAACCAGGACGGTGAGGTGCACGCGGTCAACAGCTTCGAGGCCAGCTCCTGCGGCACCGGCGCGGGCGCCATCAAGGACGGCCTGAACCACGCGGCCGCCATCTGGAACCCCGAAGGCGACATGGGGGACATCGAGATCTGGGAGATGGCCGAACCGCTGCTCTACCTGGGCCGCAACGTCAAGGCCAACTCGGGCGGCTACGGCCAGTACCGTGGCGGCAATGGCTTCGAGACCCTGCGCATGGTCTGGAAGGCCCAGGACTGGACGATGTTCTTCATGGGCAACGGCTACATGAACAGCGACTGGGGCCTGATGGGCGGCTACCCCTCGGCCACCGGCTACCGCTTCGAGGCCCACCACACCGGGCTGATGGAGCGCATCGCCCGCGGCGAAAGCCTGCCGCTGGGCGGCGACGCCAACCCGGACGTGCCCGACTACGAGAACCACCTGGGCCCGCAGGCCACCGTCAAGCGCGACCACCAGTGCATGACCACCGAGGACTGCTACGCCAACGGCGACCTGTACCTGAACTACCTGCGCGGCGGGCCGGGCTTCGGCGACCCGCTGGACCGCGAGGTGGCGGCCATCGTGGACGATCTGGACAACGGCTTCCTGCTGCCCGAGTACGCCCGCCGTGTCCACGGCGTGGTGGCCACCCGCAACCCCGATGGCCAGTGGCAGGCCGACGAGAAGGCCACGGCGCTGGAGCGGCTGAACATCCGTCAGCAGCGCAAGGCCCGCTCCGTCCCCACCCGGGAATGGATGGCGCGTGAGCGCGAACGCATCCTGGCCAAGCAGGCCTCGCCGCAGGTGCAGCACATGTTCGCCACCAGCTTCGGCCTGTCCAAGAAGTTCACGCAGCAGTTCCGCGACTTCTGGGACCTGCCGGCCAACTGGACGCTGACCGAGGACGAACTGAGCGTGCCGTCCTATGGCGCCAACTGCCGCATGGACCTCTCGGCCATGCCCGACGTGCGCGTTGTCACCCTGGTGCAGGAGTGA
- a CDS encoding acetone carboxylase subunit gamma, producing MSTYTPEQVRKLVDGKLDWDTVLRMLSMPKDGERFALYLRALQDKLGWSDRIVLPLGPHLHIVQRAKDKRWLIQCDCGHAFCDWNQNWKLHANLYVRDTEAAMTEVYPQLMAPDTAWQVYREYTCPQCGTLHDVEAPTPWYPVIHDFEPDIDAFYQDWVKLPLPERSN from the coding sequence ATGTCCACCTACACCCCGGAACAGGTCCGCAAGCTGGTCGACGGCAAGCTCGACTGGGACACCGTGCTGCGCATGCTGTCCATGCCCAAGGACGGCGAGCGTTTCGCGCTCTACCTGCGTGCCCTGCAGGACAAGCTCGGCTGGAGCGACCGCATCGTGCTGCCGCTGGGCCCGCATCTGCACATCGTGCAGCGCGCCAAGGACAAGCGCTGGCTCATCCAGTGCGACTGCGGCCATGCTTTCTGCGACTGGAACCAGAACTGGAAGCTGCACGCCAATCTTTACGTGCGTGACACCGAGGCGGCGATGACCGAGGTCTATCCCCAGCTGATGGCGCCCGACACCGCCTGGCAGGTCTACCGCGAGTACACCTGCCCGCAGTGCGGCACGCTGCACGATGTGGAGGCGCCGACGCCGTGGTATCCGGTGATCCACGACTTCGAGCCCGACATCGACGCCTTCTACCAGGACTGGGTGAAGCTGCCGCTGCCAGAGCGTTCGAACTGA
- a CDS encoding sigma-54-dependent Fis family transcriptional regulator, protein MFSNPRNELRVSQAWETLLSGGELPSGAVRTLVDQSWQRCAQAQVDPLRRRGALPVSEQDLYLLHERQKDLLEAAAPVMACARDYLAETGMLMALSDAHGTILVTEGDHPALDAAQAIALVPGVTWSEVACGTNAIGTALAAQRPAQIHATEHFCAGIQGWTCSAALVRHPLDGELLGSLDVSGLSATYHRQSLAFVINTASRIEARLAMVEMERRYRLLDHALGRWSADGQDAMVLFDRRGCPIKASAHAQRAIEALGGGLDLTGQQRVPSLRAGRWRRGTLPAGLPAWLRGEWLEPLVVRGEQLGTLLVLPGRSSGGAHGARGAARAAPMGEVTTLVPRVAAGFESVLTRDPAMRALLDKARVLAASQAPVLLQGETGAGKEAFARGLHGGRGGAFVALNCGGLSRELLASELFGYAEGAFTGARKGGMVGKIEAAEGGTLFLDELGELPLDMQPQLLRVLEQGTLYRLGETEPRQVRFRLVAATHRDLRQEVAAGRFRMDLYYRIAVTRLQLPPLRDRRQDISLLAAAFLQRFRSEQGQAVETLSDEVLAVLEGHAWPGNVRELRNVIEAAVLMRAEGPLRPIDLGLDELREPAADPHRAASVDRGDSLAEGEEAQISRIIAGCGGNLTLAARRLGIAKSTLYAKMRRYGLRRASGSASH, encoded by the coding sequence ATGTTCTCGAACCCTCGCAACGAACTGAGGGTCTCCCAGGCCTGGGAGACCCTGCTGAGCGGTGGCGAACTGCCCAGCGGTGCGGTCCGCACCCTGGTGGACCAGTCCTGGCAGCGCTGCGCGCAGGCCCAGGTCGATCCGCTGCGCCGGCGCGGCGCGCTGCCGGTGTCCGAGCAGGATCTCTACCTGTTGCACGAGCGCCAGAAGGACCTGCTGGAGGCGGCCGCGCCGGTGATGGCCTGCGCCCGCGACTACCTGGCCGAGACCGGCATGCTGATGGCCCTGAGCGACGCCCACGGCACCATCCTGGTGACCGAGGGTGACCACCCGGCGCTGGACGCGGCCCAGGCCATCGCCCTGGTGCCCGGCGTCACCTGGAGCGAGGTGGCCTGCGGCACCAACGCGATCGGCACCGCGCTGGCGGCTCAGCGGCCGGCCCAGATCCACGCGACCGAGCACTTCTGCGCCGGCATCCAGGGTTGGACCTGCTCGGCTGCGTTGGTGCGCCACCCGCTCGACGGCGAGCTGCTGGGCAGCCTCGATGTCTCCGGTCTGTCGGCCACCTACCACCGGCAGAGCCTGGCCTTCGTGATCAACACGGCCAGCCGCATCGAGGCCCGGCTGGCCATGGTCGAGATGGAGCGCCGCTACCGCCTGCTGGACCATGCGCTGGGCCGCTGGTCGGCCGACGGCCAGGACGCGATGGTGCTGTTCGACCGGCGGGGCTGCCCGATCAAGGCCAGCGCCCATGCCCAGCGGGCCATCGAGGCCCTGGGCGGCGGGCTGGACCTGACGGGGCAGCAGCGGGTGCCGTCCTTGCGGGCTGGCCGCTGGCGGCGTGGCACGCTGCCCGCCGGCCTGCCGGCCTGGCTGCGCGGTGAATGGCTGGAGCCGCTGGTGGTGCGTGGCGAGCAGCTGGGCACGCTGCTGGTGCTGCCGGGCCGGAGCTCCGGTGGCGCGCATGGCGCCCGCGGCGCGGCGAGGGCGGCCCCCATGGGCGAGGTCACCACCCTGGTGCCGCGTGTGGCCGCCGGCTTCGAATCCGTGCTGACCCGCGATCCGGCCATGCGGGCCCTGTTGGACAAGGCCCGCGTGCTGGCGGCCTCGCAGGCGCCGGTGCTGCTGCAGGGCGAGACCGGGGCCGGCAAGGAGGCCTTCGCGCGTGGCCTGCACGGCGGGCGCGGCGGTGCCTTCGTGGCGCTCAACTGCGGTGGCCTCTCGCGCGAGCTGCTGGCCAGCGAGCTCTTCGGCTATGCCGAGGGCGCCTTCACCGGGGCCCGCAAGGGCGGCATGGTCGGCAAGATCGAAGCGGCCGAAGGCGGCACGCTCTTCCTGGATGAACTGGGCGAGCTGCCGCTGGACATGCAGCCGCAGCTGCTGCGCGTGCTGGAGCAGGGCACCCTGTACCGCCTGGGCGAAACCGAGCCCCGCCAGGTGCGTTTCCGCCTGGTGGCCGCCACCCACCGCGACCTGCGCCAGGAGGTCGCCGCCGGCCGCTTCCGCATGGATCTCTACTACCGCATCGCGGTCACGCGCTTGCAGCTGCCACCGCTGCGCGATCGCCGGCAGGACATCTCTCTGCTGGCCGCGGCCTTTCTTCAGCGCTTCCGGTCCGAGCAGGGCCAGGCGGTCGAGACTCTGTCCGACGAGGTGCTGGCCGTCCTGGAGGGCCATGCCTGGCCCGGCAATGTGCGCGAGTTGCGCAATGTGATCGAGGCTGCGGTGCTGATGCGCGCCGAAGGTCCCCTGCGGCCGATCGACCTGGGCCTGGACGAGCTGCGTGAACCGGCTGCGGACCCGCACCGCGCGGCATCCGTCGACCGGGGCGACAGCCTGGCCGAGGGGGAGGAGGCCCAGATCAGCCGCATCATCGCCGGGTGTGGCGGCAACCTCACGCTGGCGGCCCGGCGCCTGGGCATCGCCAAGAGCACGCTCTACGCCAAGATGCGCCGCTACGGGCTGCGGCGGGCCAGCGGGTCCGCGTCCCACTGA
- a CDS encoding UDP-2,3-diacylglucosamine diphosphatase — translation MQNPTPLPPAGSAHDAPDAQRFRAIWISDIHLGTPGCQAEALLDFLKHTESDLLYLVGDIIDGWQLRRSWYWPQAHNDVVQKILRKARKGTRVIYVPGNHDEFARKYLEHSFGGVEVAHEWVHQRADGKRFWITHGDLFDGVIQHAKWLAYVGDWAYEFTLKLNAWLNRLRGRLGLPYWSLSKYLKLKVKRAVSFIGDYERAVAREARKREVDGVVCGHIHHAELREIDGLIYANDGDWVESLTALVEHPNGRMELLDWSALARPYGAAAVVRGESAEAGEPVAPLPVPVAARRI, via the coding sequence ATGCAGAACCCCACGCCCCTCCCGCCCGCCGGATCGGCGCATGACGCGCCGGATGCCCAACGCTTCCGCGCGATCTGGATCTCCGACATCCACCTGGGCACCCCGGGCTGCCAGGCCGAGGCGCTGCTGGACTTTCTGAAGCACACCGAGAGCGATCTGCTCTACCTGGTGGGCGACATCATCGACGGCTGGCAGCTGCGCCGCAGCTGGTACTGGCCGCAGGCCCACAACGACGTGGTGCAGAAGATCCTGCGCAAGGCCCGCAAGGGCACCCGGGTGATCTATGTGCCGGGCAACCACGACGAGTTCGCCCGCAAGTACCTGGAGCACAGCTTCGGCGGGGTCGAGGTGGCGCATGAATGGGTGCACCAGCGGGCCGACGGCAAGCGCTTCTGGATCACCCACGGCGATCTGTTCGACGGCGTGATCCAGCATGCCAAGTGGCTGGCTTACGTGGGCGACTGGGCCTACGAGTTCACGCTCAAGCTCAACGCCTGGCTCAACCGGCTGCGTGGCCGTCTGGGCCTGCCGTACTGGAGCCTGTCCAAGTACCTCAAGCTCAAGGTCAAGCGGGCGGTCAGCTTCATCGGTGACTACGAACGCGCCGTGGCCCGCGAGGCCCGCAAGCGCGAGGTGGACGGTGTGGTCTGCGGCCACATCCACCACGCCGAGCTGCGCGAGATCGACGGGCTGATCTACGCCAACGACGGCGACTGGGTCGAGAGCCTGACGGCCCTGGTGGAACACCCGAACGGTCGGATGGAACTGCTGGACTGGTCGGCGCTGGCCCGGCCCTACGGCGCCGCGGCGGTCGTGCGCGGCGAGTCGGCCGAGGCCGGCGAGCCGGTGGCGCCGCTGCCGGTGCCGGTGGCTGCCCGGCGCATCTGA